One Onychostoma macrolepis isolate SWU-2019 chromosome 15, ASM1243209v1, whole genome shotgun sequence DNA segment encodes these proteins:
- the usp16 gene encoding ubiquitin carboxyl-terminal hydrolase 16 isoform X1 has translation MGKKKVKDRSPRADSSTETAGVSCTHIRKGIEQNLLKKAGLNEQWSLCQDCEPDKPVQKQILEDETDRESPAVWMCLKCGYIGCGRSENQHAIKHYETPRSEPHCLVLSLDVWSVWCYICDDEVQYSSTGQLAQLITNIRKQVLTDPDKKTSNKKSKKEESLETNPAEQTLDEEKENKEKQKSSSKHDDSPKRQKAAGNSGVVSVRGLSNLGNTCFFNAVVQNLSQTQFLRELLNQITDKKSCFNITPALSSELEPLQIQLERPGSLTLAMCQLLNEIQETKKGVMTPKELFTQVCKKAPRFKGFQQQDSQELLRYLLDGMRAEEVKRVNSGILEALKNSGKSLEAEHMKKVIKEYEKNGAPKNFVDRVFGGEMCSTVMCKECRTVSLVTEMFLDLSLPVADEAYRKKNQKKVTQYRSSVSDDGDKENTTSLTNGNEDMPTGTGSKYQQKKAKKQAKKQAKTQRRQQKLGSKVTLDALTNQSTASSTDPPDASDQSLSVNGSADAEADENSQESLSPEKPALSQNEDEDEEESEQEHATSVNNRFNALSEDQASEDVSVEGEKVEEGNAIEEDDGADQLCVEEDQLTEELNTLSLKTESEMENGDEASDDVKEYTVVNQDPELAFKSLASRTTPEKQECSVESCLYQFTEVEHLTENNRLMCVTCTKRQSGHKASDGKKAVYRDALKQMLISDPPAVLTLHLKRFQQVGYSVCKVNRHVQFPQILDLAPFCSLNCKGVKEGEMRVLYSLYGIVEHSGTMRSGHYTAYVKSRPSTRNYVENGLDADSGHAEVSKGSWFHVSDSSVHLVTEAKVQSSQAYLLFYEKIS, from the exons ATGGGTAAAAAGAAGGTGAAAGACAGAAGTCCTCGGGCAGACAGCAGCACTGAGACAGCAG GGGTTTCCTGCACTCACATCCGTAAAGGAATAGAGCAAAACTTACTGAAGAAAGCCGGTCTGAATGAGCAGTGGAGCTTATGTCAAGACTGTGAGCCAGACAAACCTGTTCAAAAACAGATCTTAGAGGATGAAACTGACAGAGAAAGTCCAGCTGTGTGGATGTGCCTGAAATGTGGCTACATA GGCTGCGGGAGATCAGAGAATCAGCATGCGATCAAGCACTACGAGACGCCTCGATCTGAGCCACACTGTTTAGTGCTCAGTCTGGACGTCTGGAGCGTCTG GTGTTACATCTGTGATGATGAAGTTCAGTATTCCAGCACGGGGCAGCTGGCGCAGCTGATCACTAACATAAGAAAACAAGTGCTGACGGATCCTGACAAGAAGACTTCCAACAAAA AAAGTAAGAAGGAAGAGAGCTTAGAGACAAATCCCGCAGAGCAAACGCTGgatgaagagaaagagaacaAGGAGAAGCAGAAGAGCAGCTCAAAACACGATGACAGTCCCAAAAGACAGAAAGCAGCAGGAAACTCTGGTGTCGTGAGCGTCAGGGGTCTCAGTAATCTGGGCAACACGTGTTTCTTCAATGCAGTCGTGCAG AATTTATCACAGACACAGTTTTTGCGAGAACTGCTGAACCAGATCACAGATAAGAAGAGCTGCTTCAACATCACACCTGCACTGTCATCTGAACTG GAACCTCTTCAGATCCAGCTGGAAAGGCCCGGGTCGCTCACACTGGCTATGTGCCAGTTACTGAATGAAATCCAGGAGACCAAGAAAGGTGTCATGACCCCTAAAGAACTCTTCACACAAGTGTGTAAAAA AGCGCCACGGTTTAAAGGCTTTCAGCAGCAGGACAGTCAGGAGCTCCTGCGGTACCTTCTGGACGGCATGAGGGCAGAAGAAGTGAAA AGAGTAAATTCTGGAATTCTGGAGGCTTTGAAAAACTCTGGCAAAAGCTTAGAGGCTGAGCACATGAAGAAGGTTATTAAAG AGTATGAGAAAAATGGTGCGCCCAAGAACTTTGTGGACCGAGTGTTTGGTGGAGAGATGTGCAGCACAGTGATGTGTAAAGAGTGCAGAACTGTGTCTCTGGTCACAGAGATGTTTCTGGATCTTTCTCTTCCTGTAGCTGATGAG GCCTACAGGAAGAAGAATCAGAAGAAAGTCACCCAGTATCGCAGCAGCGTCAGTGACGATGGAGACAAAGAAAACACAACATCTCTGACCAATGGGAATGAAGACATGCCTACAGGAACAGGAAGCAAGTACCAGCAGAAGAAAGCAAAGAAACAGGCCAAGAAACAAGCCAAG ACTCAGAGACGTCAGCAGAAACTGGGCAGTAAAGTGACTTTGGACgctctgaccaatcagagcacggCAAGCAGCACTGATCCACCGGATGCCTCCGATCAAAGTCTATCAGTAAATGGCAGCGCTGATGCAGAAGCAGACGAAAACAGCCAGGAGAGTTTGAGCCCTGAGAAACCTGCTCTCTCACAAAatgaggatgaagatgaggaggaATCCGAGCAAGAACATGCTACTTCTGTCAACAACCGCTTTAACGCCTTATCTGAAGACCAAGCCTCTGAAGATGTGTCTGTAGAGGGAGAAAAAGTAGAAGAAGGGAATGCAATTGAGGAAGATGATGGTGCTGACCAGCTTTGTGTTGAAGAGGATCAGTTAACAGAAGAACTAAATACTCTGTCACTAAAAACAGAAAGTGAGATGGAGAATGGAGATGAGGCCTCAGACGATGTGAAGGAATACACAGTGGTGAATCAGGACCCTGAGCTGGCCTTTAAATCACTGGCCAGCAGGACGACGCCAGAGAAGCAGGAGTGTTCGGTGGAGTCCTGTCTGTATCAGTTCACTGAGGTGGAACATCTCACAGAGAACAACAGACTGATGTGTGTCACCTGCACAAAACGCCAGTCTGGACATAAAGCCTCAGACG GTAAGAAAGCTGTTTACAGAGATGCTCTGAAGCAGATGTTGATCTCTGATCCTCCAGCTGTGCTCACACTCCACCTGAAGAGATTCCAGCAG GTTGGATACAGTGTTTGTAAGGTGAACAGACATGTACAGTTCCCTCAGATCTTGGATCTCGCTCCATTCTGCTCTTTAAACTGCAAG ggAGTGAAGGAGGGCGAGATGCGAGTGCTGTATAGTCTTTATGGTATAGTGGAACACAGCGGCACCATGCGGTCTGGACATTATACAGCCTACGTCAAATCACGACCCTCTACGCGCAATTATGTAGAAAATGGACTTGATGCTGATT CAGGTCACGCTGAGGTCAGTAAAGGATCATGGTTCCACGTCAGCGACAGCAGTGTCCATCTGGTTACAGAGGCCAAAGTGCAGAGTTCCCAAGCTTACCTCCTGTTCTACGAGAAGATCTCATAA
- the usp16 gene encoding ubiquitin carboxyl-terminal hydrolase 16 isoform X2, with protein MGKKKVKDRSPRADSSTETAGVSCTHIRKGIEQNLLKKAGLNEQWSLCQDCEPDKPVQKQILEDETDRESPAVWMCLKCGYIGCGRSENQHAIKHYETPRSEPHCLVLSLDVWSVWCYICDDEVQYSSTGQLAQLITNIRKQVLTDPDKKTSNKKSKKEESLETNPAEQTLDEEKENKEKQKSSSKHDDSPKRQKAAGNSGVVSVRGLSNLGNTCFFNAVVQNLSQTQFLRELLNQITDKKSCFNITPALSSELEPLQIQLERPGSLTLAMCQLLNEIQETKKGVMTPKELFTQVCKKAPRFKGFQQQDSQELLRYLLDGMRAEEVKRVNSGILEALKNSGKSLEAEHMKKVIKEYEKNGAPKNFVDRVFGGEMCSTVMCKECRTVSLVTEMFLDLSLPVADEAYRKKNQKKVTQYRSSVSDDGDKENTTSLTNGNEDMPTGTGSKYQQKKAKKQAKKQAKTQRRQQKLGSKVTLDALTNQSTASSTDPPDASDQSLSVNGSADAEADENSQESLSPEKPALSQNEDEDEEESEQEHATSVNNRFNALSEDQASEDVSVEGEKVEEGNAIEEDDGADQLCVEEDQLTEELNTLSLKTESEMENGDEASDDVKEYTVVNQDPELAFKSLASRTTPEKQECSVESCLYQFTEVEHLTENNRLMCVTCTKRQSGHKASDGKKAVYRDALKQMLISDPPAVLTLHLKRFQQVGYSVCKVNRHVQFPQILDLAPFCSLNCKGVKEGEMRVLYSLYGIVEHSGTMRSGHYTAYVKSRPSTRNYVENGLDADCHAEVSKGSWFHVSDSSVHLVTEAKVQSSQAYLLFYEKIS; from the exons ATGGGTAAAAAGAAGGTGAAAGACAGAAGTCCTCGGGCAGACAGCAGCACTGAGACAGCAG GGGTTTCCTGCACTCACATCCGTAAAGGAATAGAGCAAAACTTACTGAAGAAAGCCGGTCTGAATGAGCAGTGGAGCTTATGTCAAGACTGTGAGCCAGACAAACCTGTTCAAAAACAGATCTTAGAGGATGAAACTGACAGAGAAAGTCCAGCTGTGTGGATGTGCCTGAAATGTGGCTACATA GGCTGCGGGAGATCAGAGAATCAGCATGCGATCAAGCACTACGAGACGCCTCGATCTGAGCCACACTGTTTAGTGCTCAGTCTGGACGTCTGGAGCGTCTG GTGTTACATCTGTGATGATGAAGTTCAGTATTCCAGCACGGGGCAGCTGGCGCAGCTGATCACTAACATAAGAAAACAAGTGCTGACGGATCCTGACAAGAAGACTTCCAACAAAA AAAGTAAGAAGGAAGAGAGCTTAGAGACAAATCCCGCAGAGCAAACGCTGgatgaagagaaagagaacaAGGAGAAGCAGAAGAGCAGCTCAAAACACGATGACAGTCCCAAAAGACAGAAAGCAGCAGGAAACTCTGGTGTCGTGAGCGTCAGGGGTCTCAGTAATCTGGGCAACACGTGTTTCTTCAATGCAGTCGTGCAG AATTTATCACAGACACAGTTTTTGCGAGAACTGCTGAACCAGATCACAGATAAGAAGAGCTGCTTCAACATCACACCTGCACTGTCATCTGAACTG GAACCTCTTCAGATCCAGCTGGAAAGGCCCGGGTCGCTCACACTGGCTATGTGCCAGTTACTGAATGAAATCCAGGAGACCAAGAAAGGTGTCATGACCCCTAAAGAACTCTTCACACAAGTGTGTAAAAA AGCGCCACGGTTTAAAGGCTTTCAGCAGCAGGACAGTCAGGAGCTCCTGCGGTACCTTCTGGACGGCATGAGGGCAGAAGAAGTGAAA AGAGTAAATTCTGGAATTCTGGAGGCTTTGAAAAACTCTGGCAAAAGCTTAGAGGCTGAGCACATGAAGAAGGTTATTAAAG AGTATGAGAAAAATGGTGCGCCCAAGAACTTTGTGGACCGAGTGTTTGGTGGAGAGATGTGCAGCACAGTGATGTGTAAAGAGTGCAGAACTGTGTCTCTGGTCACAGAGATGTTTCTGGATCTTTCTCTTCCTGTAGCTGATGAG GCCTACAGGAAGAAGAATCAGAAGAAAGTCACCCAGTATCGCAGCAGCGTCAGTGACGATGGAGACAAAGAAAACACAACATCTCTGACCAATGGGAATGAAGACATGCCTACAGGAACAGGAAGCAAGTACCAGCAGAAGAAAGCAAAGAAACAGGCCAAGAAACAAGCCAAG ACTCAGAGACGTCAGCAGAAACTGGGCAGTAAAGTGACTTTGGACgctctgaccaatcagagcacggCAAGCAGCACTGATCCACCGGATGCCTCCGATCAAAGTCTATCAGTAAATGGCAGCGCTGATGCAGAAGCAGACGAAAACAGCCAGGAGAGTTTGAGCCCTGAGAAACCTGCTCTCTCACAAAatgaggatgaagatgaggaggaATCCGAGCAAGAACATGCTACTTCTGTCAACAACCGCTTTAACGCCTTATCTGAAGACCAAGCCTCTGAAGATGTGTCTGTAGAGGGAGAAAAAGTAGAAGAAGGGAATGCAATTGAGGAAGATGATGGTGCTGACCAGCTTTGTGTTGAAGAGGATCAGTTAACAGAAGAACTAAATACTCTGTCACTAAAAACAGAAAGTGAGATGGAGAATGGAGATGAGGCCTCAGACGATGTGAAGGAATACACAGTGGTGAATCAGGACCCTGAGCTGGCCTTTAAATCACTGGCCAGCAGGACGACGCCAGAGAAGCAGGAGTGTTCGGTGGAGTCCTGTCTGTATCAGTTCACTGAGGTGGAACATCTCACAGAGAACAACAGACTGATGTGTGTCACCTGCACAAAACGCCAGTCTGGACATAAAGCCTCAGACG GTAAGAAAGCTGTTTACAGAGATGCTCTGAAGCAGATGTTGATCTCTGATCCTCCAGCTGTGCTCACACTCCACCTGAAGAGATTCCAGCAG GTTGGATACAGTGTTTGTAAGGTGAACAGACATGTACAGTTCCCTCAGATCTTGGATCTCGCTCCATTCTGCTCTTTAAACTGCAAG ggAGTGAAGGAGGGCGAGATGCGAGTGCTGTATAGTCTTTATGGTATAGTGGAACACAGCGGCACCATGCGGTCTGGACATTATACAGCCTACGTCAAATCACGACCCTCTACGCGCAATTATGTAGAAAATGGACTTGATGCTGATT GTCACGCTGAGGTCAGTAAAGGATCATGGTTCCACGTCAGCGACAGCAGTGTCCATCTGGTTACAGAGGCCAAAGTGCAGAGTTCCCAAGCTTACCTCCTGTTCTACGAGAAGATCTCATAA